TTACAGATTTCTGCTCATTCGCAATTGGATACATGAGGAGCACTgtaagattacatttatttgaatgcattattgagAGGGATTGCGTGTGAATAAGTGTTGTACCTGTTTAAATCCCAAAAATATTCAGTATCTAGAAGGAACAAACAAATTCTTTGAACTATAACTTCCCACTCACGTCCATTGTGGTCAGCACAACCTTCACATTCTTTCTGATTTGAGTGATCCATCTGTATCAAGTTAGCTAAATATGCAAATTTTTGCTAAATAAGCAGTTATATTATAGGCCGTTGGCATGAATTGTAATCGTAATGGAGCACTCCTGGAGCGAGTGAAAAATCCATTCAAAATCTCACCGCTCACATACTCTGATTTGTTGAAGCAACTAATGTGGTTTGTTAGTTGGTTAATCTGGTCTTCCACTTGCATTATAATTAAAGCACAACTTACAGCAGAATTTAAAATTCAAACTGCAGTCTCTCTCACTTTCTGCCTTTCAGAAATTTAGGACATTGGTTCCATGTGAAATCAGGATTTCCGATTTTTAAATCTTGGACCCCTTCTTCCCTTTCACCAGGTCTGTCACCAAGCAAATCTTCTATTTCTCACTGCCGTAGCAACGGCGTTTTCCACCATTCCCAAATCAGCCCTCCAACTAATTCTTACTGCCACAGCAGTCATTTCTAACCCATCAGTCATTACAGCAGCAGTCTTTTCCTCCAATATAATTTGCGAAAAATTGTCTTCAATGTAGCTGCCCATAGCTAAACTAAACTTGATCGAACTTGGGCAGGTGAACTCGTCAACGTCTTTTAGTGCATCTTAAGTGACACCCTGTTGATTCGGGCCACGTCTTGCCCATTTTGAGCACTATCGCTCGGCACTAAGATTCTCTAGTATTCCCCTACAACACTGGCTGCCTGTCATGTGTCATATTCAGTGTATGATAACTGCTCATCACATTTAAAGGCCGTAACAGTCTTGCTCCTATGTAAATCTCAGATCTCAGTTGTCTGGAATACACCTATAATCAATGGGAACAagtaattttgttcattttatgtCAATTTATAATCTTCCAGTTACATTGTTTTTCCCAGCAAGGTAAAAGTTTGACTAATATTTTGACTGAGGAATCGACACATGAAATTGAGTGACATACTCAATAGGAACATACTGTAGGGAATCTACAACAAACATTCAATATTTGAAACTACAGCAAAGCAGACGGTCAGGTATGGCCACAGAAGTACAAATGCACAAAAGGGGGGGCCCATGAAAAAAAGGTTGGAAACCACTGGTGTAATGTAATCACTGTATGTGCAAACACTGTGTAACATCGACTACCACAAGTCTAATCTTTATGTAACTCCATCATTCCAAATTGCAAGACTGTAGGATGGCGGGACCAGCGCTACATTTCTTTGACCACCCATTCCCACCTGCAGTAAAGGTAACCCAGAGCTGTGTAGCCTCCAACGCTGCCGTCTATACCACACCACATGTTGCCATGGTTTCACTTGTTTTCATGCAGGCgcagtgaagaaaaaaaaacgctCGTAGCTTCGTAGCTTGCGCGATAAGAATTTGGCTCAAAATTGGACGAAAATTGTACAGTGTATGCCCAGCTTAATATacctaccagccaatcagaaattagaATTTGTTGTTTCTGGGTAAATTACAGGATCCTGCTGCAAGCACGTTTGTTACTAGACAACATAGATgggcacacacacagagtggaAATTGGAAGAACAAGATCCGATGACTGCAGTACCCCTTCACGTTTTCTTTTTTAGCATTTTGATTTTACGATACCTGGTCAAAATCACTTGCCTGTCATTAAAGATAGTGAGAGCTGATGTTGGTAATTTTATTTGGATCTTTATCGGATTTACAAATTGTTATAATTTCTATTTGTGCTGGTTAATTATGAGCAATAGGTAAATCTAAACTGCTATTAAAAATTTGACAGAATTGGGTGTGGCCGAGGGGCTGCTGCTGCAAATATTTAAGAGGCTCCTCCCCTAACAGATATAAtctcactccaaacttttgGTAAAACTTGAGAGCCCTGAAAGAACACAAACAGGGTCTCACATTTGCATGACTTTTCACATGTATCTGTGTGATGGCAAAAAGGTTTTTCTTACACTGACTACAATTGAATGTCTACCAAAATGAATGTGCAGATGAATGTAGAAATTACTTAGTTTTCTAAACCTCGTCACACTAAAGAAAACGGCAATTTCTTCCCAGAATGTGTTTTCAAATGACGTTTCATGCTGCTTTGACATGTGAAACTCTTCTCACACTGAGGACACTTGTAAggtctctctccagtgtgagttCTCATGTGAATGTCAAGGTATTCTTTAACCCTGAAACTCGTTCCACACTGTTCGCAGgtgaaaggtttctctccagtgtgaattcttaTGTGAATCTTCAGGCTATCTTCTCTTGAGCAACTCTTTCCACAGTGATGGCACATGAACGGTTTTTCTCCGATGTGAATTTTAACATGATTCTTAAGGTGATTTGTGTCTGTGAAACTCCTTTCGCACTGATGACATTTAAAACTGTTCTCTCTTGAGTGAATCTTCATGTGATTATTGAGGTTTACACTAtatctgaaactctttccacactgaacgCATGAGAATGGattctctccagtgtgacttCTTGTGTGAGTCTTAAGGTTCCCTTTATacgtgaaactcttcccacacagtttgcaggtgaaaggcttctctccagtgtgaatgaTCATGTGGACATCAAGGGTTCTTTTccgtgtgaaactctttccacactgaggacATATTACCGGCTTCTTTTCAGTGTGAATTATCATGTGATTCTGAAGACCTCCattttgtgtgaaactcttcccacacagttTGCAGATGTAAGGTCTCTCTCCAGAATGAATTCTCATGTGGTCTTTAAGATTTGAACTATGTttgaaactttttccacactgatcacatacaAATGAACTCTCTCCAGTGTGACTTCTTATGTGAGTCTTAAGGTTTCCTTTATacgtgaaactcttcccacacagtttgcaggtgaaaggcttctctccagagTGAATGATCATGTGGACATCAAGGGTTCTTTTccgtgtgaaactcttcccacactgttggcaggtgaaaggtctctctccagtatgaattctCATGTTGGAATAAAGGTTTGTAGTTTGTGCTTTTTTGGGTGAGCAAGTCTTTTCAGTCTGTGAGCAACTAATcgatttttgttcagttttgaAATCATGCTGTTTCTCATTTTTATCTTTCTCTTCGGTTTCATTCAGTTCTTGACTCTCCTCTTTCAGTGCCATCAGGTCTGAGGtgaaataagaaaaatgcaaGTTAACACCAGTTTAATGGCATAAAGCAACAGTCTAGACTAGAACATTTAGACTAGTgctgttaataaataaaataactgaaaatacactgaacaaaatgataaaacgcaacacttttgtttttgcccccatttttcataagctgaactcaaagatctacgcctttttctatgtacactaaaggcctatttctctcaaatattgttcataaatctgtgttagtgagcacttctcctttgccgagatactccatccacctcacaggtgtggcatatcaagatgctgattagacagcatgattattgcacaggtgtgacttaggctggccacaataaaagccactctaaaatgttcagttttactgtactgtattgtattactgtatcccaaacatgctcaatgggtgacatgtccggtgagtatgctggccatgcaagaattgggatgttttcagcttccaggaattgtgtacagatccttgcaacatggggccgtgcattatcatgctgcaacatgaggtgatggtcgtggatgactGGCAGAACAATGGGCcttcaggatctcgtcacggtatctctgtgcattcaaaatgccatcaataaaatgcacctgtgttcattgtccataacatacgcctgcccataccataaccccaccgccaccatgggccactcgatccacaacattgacatcagcaaaccgctcacccacacgacgccatacacgctgtctgccatctgccctgtacagtgaaaaccgggattcatccatgaagagaacacctctccaaagtgctagacaccatcgaatgtgagcatctgcctactcaagtcggttacgacgacgaactgcagtcaggtcgagcccccgatgaggatgacgagcatgcagatgagcttccctgagacagtTTCTGCAGAAATTCTCTGGTCTCagatgatcttggaggtgaagatgctggatgtggaggtcctgggctggtgtggttacacgtggtctgcggttgtgaggccggttggatgtactgccaaattctctgaaacacctttggagacggcttatggtagagaagtgaacattcaattcatgggcaacagctctggtggacattcctgcagtcagcatgccaattgcacgctccctcaaaacttgcgacatctgtggcattgtgctgtgtgataaaactgcactaAAATGTTCATCTAAAATGAgaggccttttattgtggccagcctaaggcacacctgtgcaataatcatgctgtctaatcagcatcttgatatgccacacctgtgaggtgaatggagtatctcggcaaaggagaagtgctcactaacacagatttagacagatttgtgaacaatatttgagagaaataggccttttgtgtacattgaacaaaattcatttttcatgagctgaagaTCTGACTTTTTCTGTGTAATTTCACATTGAATCTTCAAATTCATGTAAAATAACAACggttatgtatttatgtaatttaaaatctggtttaaatgttttttgtgtgtgtgtgtgtgtgtgtatttcatgtgcatttaaaaatgtggtttaatggcatcttttacCAAGTAGCCTGTTGATAATGAAGACCAGTCTCACTGATACAAATAATGCTACTGATCTGTCtccattaaatgcattttcctaACAATTTTAGCCATTACTTATGTCTataattaatggctaaaattgTTAGGAAAAATGTTAGGACaattagggtaaacgtaccatttattaatttttttagatcagattatagaaagaaaaaaaatcacttatttgtcttaaccaattgatatgtttgttactatatagaccctttttgcgccgacgtcacgattacgtcaccgagctagctggaggcaaaacaaagggaaaactggagacggcccattcaaaccagcgcagattcggctacatGAGGAGCgtaaatatcatcttgttgtgatgttggatgcaAGAATCGATGTAGTAGAGGCTccaatttgacattttaacacatacctgctgccactcccAGACAGAAAAAccgacgacagctgtggttaaatgAGATAAAACGAGCGGATTGGACAGAAACTATCGTCAAAAATGCTTgcgtttgcagcgcacacttcttatcataaaaggttaaataaagtattgtcttttgtggttatggtttgtgttacgtgtctaaagatttcttatgcatctcacaactatgaaataatgtctgtgtgcaacTGACGatgtatatgcttaatcatttgtaattgttgtgattgatagtggctggactttctaagaacttttttttataagaataatcaaatacagaaagttcaaaattagtttctggaatttttatttctagaaactattcacatcttcctttaaatttactgtatgtaaagtattgcaaacttaacttacataatttacaggatgtatatacactttaaaataactatttggccatgatacatacatcttcaaataatatatccatcacattgaatttttaactttttgtattttggcccagttcactctcacgtaacattagctgtaaaaatagcctgctgaagttgaaatatatgtacatcttcatgactagatagacagATGAGTTTGTCTTTACTACTCGTTAGGTTTCTCTAATGAGTCACTCAATCGAAGGTAACgttaatcctgtcagatcgtccatccatgagcatagggtcggccaatctgactttgtccgttaaagttaacttatttaaataacaatcatggtcctgcacagtgagtgattttctccagccattgttaaaaaaacaaaggtaaacaaacttcatagctagcgttagtgaagcggtcagtggaatctttctgcctccagctaagccccgcccacagaaaaacgtcacattgtttactaacagaaaaagggtctatacctcctataatttcaagtcaatcagaccatcacacactgagatatgagtctccatgtgttcactgtctggcagccattttgaaagctgtctgaaaactttcaccaaaagaggagccccttaaatgtgcattttttttagatgtttaagcctttatttttgggtaaatttcactacttattgtaaaatttagagattaatgttcagacttttgcatattataacctggaacttgaatgtggtaaataattacattagatccaaaagatagttttagcaacacagcgcagTTGCTACAGAAcgcagttagctgactagctgtataagattgtgtgctacgctaacatattacttcaaaGGCATTACCGGCTTGtgcttttacatccataatattataaattgacagtttattgctggtctgtggttttatACTGCTGTAATtcttaaagatttcatattattgtaaggtaagtttaaagggtgcactactatgaaaatcacagcttcagtgtgacatcaataagaaaaagtataatttcatagatattgttaataatagttgttcatatttaaatatgtatgaacttaatacatgacctagattatttatttagcaaaaatcctgtcattttagtaaatattacatgaaatttattgaaatttgttgcctgctccaattaagctcagtgtgctctctttaagctcttccacattgaacgtctgtgtaaatacttcataaacagactttaaatattaactgaaggCTGTCACTTTAAGTaaagttaatcgattttctatggattctgtgaCTCAGATCTGCAGACTGAatctgatctttggcaactatagcatcaacttctccagactgtaaatctgtggaaaatcggggcaaaaatcatgtagtgtactccagccataagagactatagatGAGTTGACGTCCATTTAAAAAgtggtttcataatgaggctagtttctgtgttcatccccatgaattaaatgttttattggcttgttttatttgatttttgaatgtgttacttagctgaacgtggactagcctagatgttgcaatgtgcttagatGAAGAGCGTATCCAgcagatattctccaaaatggcgctacgatGACGTAGAGAAGAcaaactgttgaataaagtcgtcaTTTTTGTtatctttgcatacaaaaagtttcctcgtagcttcgtaaaattacagttgacagactgatgtcacatggactactttGTCGATCATCTTggtacgtttctggaccttgatcgtgtaaggacccttgggtctgagagctctcagattcaaacaaaaatatcttaatgcgTGTTTTCCGAAGATAAACAGAGGTCTTACGGacttgaaacgacatgagggcgagtaattaatgacaggattttcacttttgggtgaactaaccctttaagtgtgATCTCTgattttagagaaaaaaaaagtagtgctTGAAAAGTACTTAAAAGTAATGCACTTAATTTTGCAGTGTATGAACCCGGTTACTTTCAGTTTAATTTGTGGCAGTTAGCACATCAGCTATATCTGCGGTGAAACGTCTAGCATTAGCGCGGtcataacattaacatttctCGATGAGTTAAAATTTGCATGTGTGGCTTTAGCAAgcgttatattatatataaaatgtacactgaaaaaaattatactggAGTTTTCTGTAGAGCTGGACATTTTAATCAGGATCAAATGAGTGAGTTCAGCTTTGAGAATGAAAACAAACCTGTTTtttcctcagtatcttcatgtttgactctgaatACTTCTTCAATCTTAAtatcttcactctcctctttaataaacgccaTCTTTACTGCAGTGCGTCACGTGGATCTCAGTTGAGTTTATCTGTCTGGTTAATGTGagaataattaacagaaagaaaaatgacTGCAAATTAAATCTCTGGGTGCGTCTCAATCAGCTCCCTACTTCAGTAGTCAGTCAGAGAgagagttaaagggatagttcacccaaaaatgaaaattctgtcatcatttactcaccctcaagtagttccaaacctgtatgaatttctttattctgcggaacacaaaggaagatattttgaagaaagtttgtaaccaggctgttttggggcaccattgacttgcatagtaggaaaaaaaaaactatggaagtgaatggtgccccagaattgctctgtttcccacattcttcagaatattttcctttgtgttcagcagaacaaagacattcatacaggtttggaaatacttgagggggagtaaatgacggaattttcatttttgggtgaactatccctttaatggccTTAAATTGCCTGATatacatttcaaattaattaaaggACACAATTATATACAAGGTTCACATTTGTATTAAGATTGttgtaatatttacttatttgttaTATCTAATAAATTCcactttcattaaaacatttgcaGTTGGTTTgtaaaagttgtgtttgttgttcGTTACTGTTGTTATAAGCTGACTCGAGCGAttcaaaacagtgaatcatttttagAATCGACTCAGTTGACTCAGAGTTTCAGAAAGCTTCGTTTCTCCATCACTACTTTCCAGTGACTGTTTAAGATAAACTTTACGATAAAGAGCTCGTGTTTCAGATAAACCGGTTCACTATGTAGGGAGCGAAATGAGACGCACCTTTTCTGTTACTCGTGTGATTTACACGCATCAAATACCCTTCGTTAATATCACTAGATAAAGCATTACAATGTTACACTGGTTAACAattaatttcacagttttaTGTACAATTCTCTCAACGAGCTTAGCTGATTGAAACGcttgaaacaaacaaactaaaagcGCTCACCTTTGTTCAGCAGAATCACCGACGCGGGGCGCGGCGCGGCCTTATGACGTCACATCGCcacgccaaaataaaagtctttgaAATTtacattagaaaataaatataattcggTAAAGGATGAATTGCAGAGctagcaaaaatattttttaactagTTTACTGAAACCGAATTCTCATGTCTATGTATTCATCTTATCAGTGGCGGTTCTACTGGCGGTTGAATTACTCTCTGGGCGAGACCCCTCTTAGCGCccccaaataaaaatattttgcacaaacagccatgttttactataacaatataagtgtaagacaagcttatatttctcaattgcacaaatccttccGTTTGGGTGTGTTCTCATAAGAACTCACATAAGATCGACTGAACTGAAACCTTTCAATTTaactaattataaaaatgtgctgttgttggctgccacaaTAATGGCAAGAAGCTTAAGGAAGTACTTGCGTGTCTGGTACTGTATGCATGGCTTGCAGCAgtgcttaaattaaaatactgtgtttgaaataataaaataatgtgtgcTTTTATCATTTTGTGGAAAAAACCCTGTGAACTTCGCCCCGATCGGGAGCTGTTGTGGTACATAGAGTACATATGACGCCACTCTGTATGCGGATCGGCGGTTAGCAAGAAACTGGTTCCTcaacaaaaagccaataggatttttccataggcttttggatcattgcaaaaaataagctctgtgttcaatcatagtttaTGAAACTttcacgttttgtccatcaagataaccttcacaaaataatataactttgatgaattttgaagcctaaataaaagctccagaactaaaaagctaaacttaggctataaacgaactacagcaccacagTCGCTCGCCTTCAACGTCACCACCACCGCTCCtgacaactgtttcaaacttatttttaacatgttcagtgaaaagtGTGATGAAGTCCTTTTCAAATACCACGGTGTCTGAATTACAAGCCCTCAAATGCAGAAAATGCAACTCGAAGTTATACTCAAAGAAAAGTGACCCTCCACTTAAAGATGAAGATGGTGGCAGTTCAAATTTTCTGTTTATTCATTTGGTTTTGCCTTTTTTAGGCTTTTCTATATGCATTTCTGCACTTAATTGTTTTTcagtaactgtgtgtgtgtgtgtttaaaagaTTAACAATAAAACTGCAACTATGCTAATTTAAATAGTCAACTTCATCCACAAGCAAATGTAAATCTCAATTGCACTGAATgtacaaaaaacaaatgtacaAAGGTCCTAGCTCACAGAACATTTTCTGTGAAAGAGTGAGTGCTGCCAAACATGCTGAGCATTAACAGCGCAGAATCTCTGAGGAGGGGAAAACGGGACGGTTCAACACCCGCACTTTTTCTGCAGTTTTTTCGCAGTTTTGCACAAATGCCTTACAGCAGTAGCTCCTCCGTTTCTCTGGCCGCTCTGTGTCTGCAATGTATAAAGTAACTGTGATGAAGAAGGTAGGGAATTGACGAGGAGGGACAAATTGTCATTGTTAAGCAGTGTATTTATGGGTTTATTGCCAGTGCAAtagattttgatattttgagcaTTGTTTGTTGATTAGCTGAATACTTTTGTGGATACTTACCTGTTGTGTTTGATTGTACCTGTTGAGGAGAAAAAAGTGAGAAATTATGTCTTGTTTGCATACCTGTTGAAGAACTATGAAAGAAaagtgtatattattttaatgtttaaaaacagtaaattattacattatttataccACCAGAGAAAAAGCTTTGTGTGggcgtttttattttattttcttatctCCCCTTTTCAAGGCTTTTCAAAATTTAGCAGTCACAGTCCTGTCAGACCCATGTCACTATCAAGCTTACCACTGTCTTTTTGTCACACAGTATCATTAAGATTCAGAAAAGAAAGAGGCAGGAGAAGATTGACACCTTTTTCAAGAGAAATCCTGTAAGTGATAAACTGCGTAAGTGATAAAATCCTGAAAACTGCGTAAACTCTTGTGTGTCAGCCATGCCACAAGGATACGTCTTCTACgtttgtttacgctttgatttgaatgaaaacagtgCATCCGGTatgcagctgacacagaagagcgtaCACTGCTTGCGTCCAgcagatattctccaaaatggcgctacgctgatgCAGAGgggacgaattgttgaataaagacgttgttttgttttctttgagcaGAAAAGGTGTTCTCATcgcttcattaaattcagattgaaccactgatggcagactattctgacgatgattttcatacttttatggaccttgacagtgtaatttacttggcagtcaatgggacagtcacaagacTGTTCAGAAGACGATTGAAGCATTtctgggtttggaatgacatgggggtaagtgattaatgacaaaattttcattttggggtggagtatccctttaagcccACGCCAGACTTATATTCTatatcttaattttatattctAAAGTCTACATCAACTAATTCATAAATTTTCAATTGAGAGATAAATCTTGCATTTTAACAATTGATTTTTCTCATACACCTTGTCAACATatgaaaaacacataaaattagATTTTGGTGGGCTTAATCGGTACACTTATCCTAGGTGTCTTACTCATAATGAATACTCCAAATCCCCACCATCTAATGTACATGTTAGTAAAACAAGAAATGTGTTAAGAGAGCCATCTTGTGGCTAAAACAAAAGTTATGACTCCTGTGTACATTCACATACATAAGGATAGGCTACTGGTCTGCGCTTCACTACAATACATTTTCCCCGCGCTGCAGTGCTTCACGCAGCTTTGCAACACAGATTTTGATAGGTGGTTAGCTATAATAAAACAGGTGATGTGCCAAAGGGCCAAAAGGCTCTGCCTCGGTATGGTTTGTGTCAAGCAATTAGTTAATCTGGCTGTttgatgaagagaaagagatAAAATGtagtagaaataaaaatgttaagaatCTGTAGAAGCAAAggagtattattatttttatgtatttttttaaggactattattatgttgtaatgtttggtTGACCAGTCAGCGGAGAGGGGCGTTTCACTGTAGAGATCGTGTAGAGATCGAATATTCAAGTAGTTTATCTGTTTTCTGTCCCTGAACATAAAACGAAAAATGAAGCCAAATtcttgatttttgattttgtttgaacaaatgaaaaacgaaaaaatgtgcctttttttttttttttcatttttcagatttcaatattaaataaaaaacaaattataccAAGGTACACGGACCGGGCTGCAGGCGTTTTTCGGATTTCCCATTTTCAATTTTAGAATGAAATCGAAAATACGAAAAACAAGTCGTCATTTTTGAATATTGTATCTGTAAATGAATAATGACATAAGTCCTTTTTTGATTTTCTGAATTTGAATTCTTAATTGAATATGAAAAGAACGAATGATACACAGATATTGAAAACGAACTCTGAAGCAGTTTGGTTGCTCTTCGTAGTAGGTGCATTTTAACAATGTTTCCCGACGAATCCTGAAGTCCTGCTCa
The sequence above is drawn from the Onychostoma macrolepis isolate SWU-2019 chromosome 04, ASM1243209v1, whole genome shotgun sequence genome and encodes:
- the LOC131538750 gene encoding gastrula zinc finger protein XlCGF26.1-like; protein product: MAFIKEESEDIKIEEVFRVKHEDTEEKTDLMALKEESQELNETEEKDKNEKQHDFKTEQKSISCSQTEKTCSPKKAQTTNLYSNMRIHTGERPFTCQQCGKSFTRKRTLDVHMIIHSGEKPFTCKLCGKSFTYKGNLKTHIRSHTGESSFVCDQCGKSFKHSSNLKDHMRIHSGERPYICKLCGKSFTQNGGLQNHMIIHTEKKPVICPQCGKSFTRKRTLDVHMIIHTGEKPFTCKLCGKSFTYKGNLKTHTRSHTGENPFSCVQCGKSFRYSVNLNNHMKIHSRENSFKCHQCERSFTDTNHLKNHVKIHIGEKPFMCHHCGKSCSREDSLKIHIRIHTGEKPFTCEQCGTSFRVKEYLDIHMRTHTGERPYKCPQCEKSFTCQSSMKRHLKTHSGKKLPFSLV